A stretch of Prunus dulcis chromosome 6, ALMONDv2, whole genome shotgun sequence DNA encodes these proteins:
- the LOC117629756 gene encoding cellulose synthase A catalytic subunit 2 [UDP-forming]-like, protein MDTRGRLVAGSHNRNEFVLINADENARIKSVQELSGQICQICGDEIEITVDGEPFVACNECAFPVCRPCYEYERREGNQACPQCKTRYKRIKGSPRVEGDDEEDDIDDLDNEFNYGNLDTMGPHQVAEAVLSSRLNIGRGSDCNVRIPTHSEHESTLGSEVPLLTYGEEDSEISADRHALIVPPYLGHGNRVHPMPFPDPSPLQPRPMVPKKDIAVYGYGSVAWKDRMEEWKKKQNDKLQVVKHEGDNNGGNFGGNEPDDPDLPMMDEGRQPLSRKLPIPSSRINPYRMIIILRLVILGLFFHYRILHPVKDAYGLWLTSVICEIWFAVSWILDQFPKWCPIERETYLDRLSLRYEKEGKPSELASVDIFVSTVDPMKEPPLITANTVLSILAVDYPVDKVACYVSDDGAAMLTFEALSETSEFARKWVPFCKKYSIEPRAPEWYFCQKIDYLKNKVHPAFVRERRAMKREYEEFKVRINGLVAMAQKVPEDGWTMQDGTPWPGNNVRDHPGMIQVFLGNNGVRDVEGCELPRLVYVSREKRPGFDHHKKAGAMNALIRVSAIISNAPYLLNVDCDHYINNSKAIRESMCFMMDPTSGKKICYVQFPQRFDGIDRHDRYSNRNVVFFDINMKGLDGIQGPIYVGTGCVFRRQALYGYDAPTKKKPPSRTCNCWPKWCCLWCGSRKNKNAKSKKDKKKKSKQREASKQIHALENIEEAIEEPNTNKSSNMSQLKLEKKFGQSPVFVASAVLENGGIPHDVSPASLLKEAIQVISCGYEDKTEWGKEVGWIYGSVTEDILTGFKMHCHGWRSVYCIPKLPAFKGSAPINLSDRLHQVLRWALGSVEIFLSRHCPIWYGYGGGLKWLERFSYINSVVYPWTSLPLIVYCSLPAICLLTGKFIVPEISNYASIIFMALFISIAATGILEMQWGGVGIDDWWRNEQFWVIGGASSHLFALFQGLLKVLAGVNTNFTVTSKAADDGAFSELYIFKWTSLLIPPMTLLIINIVGVVVGISDAINNGYDSWGPLFGRLFFAFWVIMHLYPFLKGLLGKQDRMPTIILVWSILLASILTLMWVRVNPFVSKGGPVLEVCGLNCD, encoded by the exons ATGGATACAAGAGGTAGACTTGTTGCTGGTTCTCATAATAGGAATGAGTTTGTGCTGATCAATGCAGATGAGAATGCACGG ATAAAGTCTGTACAAGAATTGAGTGGGCAAATATGTCAAATTTGTGGGGACGAGATTGAGATTACAGTAGATGGAGAGCCCTTTGTGGCCTGCAACGAATGTGCTTTCCCTGTGTGCAGACCTTGTTATGAGtatgagagaagagaaggaaatCAGGCTTGCCCTCAATGTAAAACCAGATACAAACGAATCAAAG GTAGTCCAAGGGTTGAaggtgatgatgaagaagatgacatTGACGATTTGGACAATGAGTTCAATTATGGGAATCTTGATACTATGGGTCCACATCAAGTTGCAGAGGCTGTGCTGTCTTCACGCCTTAACATTGGCCGTGGTTCCGACTGCAATGTCAGAATTCCCACACACTCAGAACATGAATCTACCCTGGGTTCTGAAGTCCCACTCTTAACCTATGGCGAGGAG gATTCTGAAATTTCTGCAGATCGACATGCTCTTATTGTTCCTCCCTATTTGGGTCATGGAAACAGAGTCCATCCGATGCCTTTTCCTGATCCATCTCCTT TGCAACCTAGACCAATGGTCCCTAAGAAAGACATTGCAGTCTATGGGTATGGGAGTGTTGCGTGGAAAGACCGAATGGAAGAGTGGAAGAAAAAGCAGAATGACAAACTTCAGGTTGTAAAGCATGAAGGAGATAACAATGGCGGAAACTTTGGTGGGAATGAACCGGATGATCCTGATTTACCCAT GATGGATGAAGGCAGGCAGCCACTTTCAAGGAAGTTACCCATCCCTTCAAGCAGGATAAATCCATACAGAATGATAATAATACTCCGCCTTGTAATCCTTGGcttattttttcattataGAATTCTCCATCCAGTGAAGGATGCATATGGCTTGTGGTTGACATCAGTCATATGTGAAATATGGTTTGCTGTATCATGGATTCTGGATCAGTTCCCCAAATGGTGTCCAATAGAGCGAGAAACATACCTAGATCGGCTATCACTTAG GTACGAAAAGGAAGGGAAGCCATCTGAATTAGCGAGTGTAGATATCTTTGTTAGTACAGTTGACCCTATGAAAGAACCTCCGCTAATCACTGCAAACACAGTTCTATCCATCCTTGCGGTTGATTATCCAGTTGATAAAGTTGCGTGCTATGTATCGGATGATGGTGCTGCCATGCTTACTTTTGAAGCTCTTTCTGAGACATCTGAATTTGCCAGGAAATGGGTTCCTTTTTGTAAGAAATATAGTATTGAGCCCCGGGCCCCAGAATGGTACTTCTGTCAAAAGATTGactatttgaaaaataaagttcatcCAGCATTTGTTAGGGAAAGACGTGCAATGAAG AGAGAATATGAAGAATTTAAAGTTAGAATTAATGGCTTGGTAGCCATGGCACAAAAGGTTCCTGAGGATGGCTGGACAATGCAGGATGGGACTCCTTGGCCTGGGAACAATGTACGAGACCATCCTGGCATGATTCAG GTCTTTCTTGGTAATAATGGTGTTCGTGACGTTGAAGGATGTGAGTTACCTCGTCTGGTTTATGTTTCTCGTGAAAAGAGACCAGGGTTTGATCACCATAAAAAGGCCGGTGCCATGAATGCTCTG ATACGGGTCTCAGCAATTATCTCGAATGCTCCTTATCTTTTGAATGTGGACTGTGATCACTACATCAACAATAGCAAGGCAATCAGAGAATCCATGTGTTTCATGATGGACCCTACATCAGGGAAGAAAATTTGCTATGTGCAGTTCCCACAAAGATTTGATGGGATTGATCGTCATGATAGATACTCCAATCGGAATGTTGTATTCTTTGAT ATCAACATGAAAGGATTAGACGGTATACAAGGACCAATATATGTTGGAACTGGGTGTGTTTTCAGACGGCAAGCTCTTTATGGATACGATGCACCTACCAAAAAGAAACCCCCCAGCAGAACCTGCAATTGCTGGCCAAAGTGGTGCTGCCTCTGGTGTGGGTCTAGAAAAAACAAGAATGCAAAGtcaaagaaagataaaaagaagaaatcgaAACAGAGGGAAGCATCAAAGCAGATACATGCACTTGAAAATATTGAAGAGGCAATTGAAG AGCCAAACACCAATAAATCATCCAATATGTCCCAACTGaaattggagaagaaatttGGGCAGTCCCCGGTCTTTGTAGCCTCTGCAGTTCTGGAGAATGGTGGAATACCTCATGATGTCAGTCCTGCATCTCTCCTGAAAGAAGCCATCCAAGTCATAAGCTGTGGTTATGAAGATAAAACAGAATGGGGAAAGGAA GTTGGCTGGATATATGGTTCTGTAACTGAGGATATTCTGACAGGATTCAAGATGCACTGCCATGGATGGCGGTCCGTCTACTGCATACCCAAGCTTCCTGCTTTCAAAGGATCTGCTCCTATTAACCTCTCCGATCGTTTACACCAAGTTCTTCGGTGGGCCCTTGGATCTGTTGAGATTTTCTTGAGTAGGCATTGTCCAATCTGGTATGGATATGGGGGTGGATTGAAATGGTTGGAACGATTTTCCTATATAAACTCAGTTGTGTATCCTTGGACCTCCCTTCCCTTGATTGTCTACTGTAGCCTGCCAGCCATCTGTCTTCTGACTGGGAAATTCATTGTTCCTGAG ATAAGCAACTATGCCAGTATTATTTTCATGGCTCTCTTCATATCCATTGCTGCAACTGGTATCCTTGAGATGCAATGGGGTGGCGTTGGGATAGATGACTGGTGGAGAAATGAGCAGTTCTGGGTAATTGGAGGTGCTTCATCACATCTGTTTGCTCTCTTCCAGGGTCTACTCAAAGTTTTGGCTGGTGTTAACACAAACTTCACAGTTACATCTAAGGCAGCAGATGACGGAGCATTTTCAGAACTTTACATCTTCAAGTGGACATCATTGTTGATCCCTCCCATGactttattaataataaatatagtCGGGGTTGTCGTTGGTATTTCAGACGCCATCAATAACGGCTATGATTCATGGGGTCCATTGTTTGGTCGGCTATTTTTCGCCTTCTGGGTCATTATGCATCTCTACCCCTTCCTCAAGGGCTTACTGGGTAAACAAGATAGGATGCCCACCATTATTTTGGTTTGGTCCATTCTGCTGGCCTCAATATTAACTCTTATGTGGGTTCGAGTCAATCCATTTGTGTCAAAAGGTGGCCCTGTGTTGGAGGTTTGCGGGTTAAATTGTGATTAG